Genomic segment of Rhodocaloribacter litoris:
CTGCTGGCAACCGACCCGGTGCACTTCGATGTGCTCGACTACGCCGGGCCGGGCGTCTACGTAGACACGCCGCTCGTGACCGGGGAGGCGGCGACGGTCCGCGTGCGGGGCACGGTGGTCAATGCGGGGGCGGCGCCGGCGGCGGTCGAGGTGGTCAGCCGGGTGCGAGAGGCCGGCGGGCGCGAGGTAGCGGTGCTCCGCAGCACGGTGCAGGTGCCGCCCGGCGGGCGGGCGCCGTTCGAGCAGGTGAGCGACACGCTCTCCGCCCCGCGCCTGTGGTCGCCCGCCGATCCGTACCTGTACCACGTGGAAGCGTCGCTCTACACCGGAACGCACCGTCGGGACGTGGTGGTACAGCCGCTGGGGTTCCGGTGGCTCCGGGTCGATCCGCAGCTGGGCGTCTTCCTCAACGGACAACCCATTCGCCTTTTCGGCACGAACCGGCACCAGGACCTGCCCGGACTCGGCAATGCCCTGCCGGATGCCGCCCACCGCCGCGACGTGGAGATCGTCAAAGAGAACGGCTTCAACTTCCTTCGCCTGGCGCATTACCCGCAGGATCCTGCCGTGCTCGAAGCCGCTGACCGGCTGGGCCTCGTCGTCTGGGAGGAGATCCCCGTGGTCAACATGATCACCCGTTCCGAGGCGTTCTATGCGCATGCCGAGCGGATGCTCGTTGAGATGATCCGGCAGCACTACAACCACCCTTCGGTGCTGTTCTGGGGGTACATGAACGAGATCCTGCTGCGCGAAACCACACCCGTCGACACCGCGTACCGGGCCGACGTCGTGGCCCTGGCCCGCCGGCTCGAGGCCCGTGCGAAGGCCGAGGACCCCACGCGCCACACGGTCACGGCCATCTCCCACGGCGAGGTGAACAACGGCAGCGGCTTCCAGGACATCCCGGACGTCCTCGGGCTCAACCTGTACTTCGGCTGGTACTACGGCACCTTCGCCGACCTGGGCGCGTTCCTGGACACGTTGCATGCCCGTCATCCCGCCCGCCCGCTGATGGTGAGCGAGTACGGGGCCGGGAGCGACGAGCGCGTCCACACCACGGGGCCTGTGCCGTTCGACTTCTCCTCCGAGCACCAGCAGGCGTTCCACCGCGAGAGCTTCGCCCAGCTCCAGGCTCGGCCCTATCTGGCCGGCACGGCCGTGTGGAACCAGTTCGACTTCGGCTCGGCCCTTCGCCAGGACACGAAGAACGCCCTCAACCAGAAGGGCCTGTATTTCTTCGACCGGACCCCGAAAGACATCGCCTTTTACTACCGGGCCCGGCTCCGGGACGAGCCGGTGCTCTACATCGCCCGCGAGTGGTCGCGGCGGGCCGGGAGCCGCCCGGAGGATCGACGGCAGCCGGTGTGGGTCTATGCGAACACCGACTCGGTAGAGCTGCTTGTCGACGGCATCTCGCAGGGGTGGCAGCCGGTGGTGAATGCCACGGCCCGGTGGCTGGTGAACTGGTCGGACGGCATGCACCGGCTGGAAGCCCGGGGATGGAAGGGGGGAGGGCCCGTGGTCGACGTGGCCCACGTCGCGTTCGAGGACCGGACAGGGTTCTTCGAGGGACGCGGACCCGCCGTGCTGGCGGTCAATGCCGGGGCGCACGAGGCCTACACGGACGGCTCCGGGGTGGTCTGGGAGCCGGATCGCCCCTATGCGCCAGGGGGCTGGGGCCATGTGGGGGGGACGGCCCGGCGCACCCACCACCGCATCACCAGCACGGCCGACGACCCGCTCTTTCAGACCTACCGGGAGGGCGTCCAGGCCTACCGCTTCGACGTACCCGACGGCCGCTACCGCGTGACCCTCGGGTTCATGGAGGCACAGCACGAGACGCCCGCACAGCGGGTTTTCGGCGTCCGGGCCGGGTCCCGGCCGCTGCTGGCCGGGCTCGACCTGGCCGCCGGCACCGGTCGCTGGCGGGCGACCACCCGCACCGCCGACGTCGTCGTCACGGGCGGCACGGGGCTGGTCCTCACCTTCGAGGCCGGCGCCGGGGCGCCCGTGGTCAGCAGCATCCTCCTGGAGCGACGATGACCGTCTGTGATCTACCCGTTCACACCACGCACCAGACCGATCGTCCATGCGTCGTTCCATCGTGATACCGGTCCTGCTGGCCATGCTCGCGGGCGGGTGTGCGGCCTCCCGCGAGGAGGTCGTCGAGATCGACTTCTGGGCGATGGGGGCCGAGGGGGACGTGGTGGCCCGGCTGTTGCCCGACTTCGAGCGGGAGCATCCCGGTATCCGGGTGCGGGTGCAGCCCATCCCCTGGGCCTCGGCGCACGAGAAGCTGCTGACGGCCTTCGCCGGCGACGCCACGCCCGACCTCTGCCAGCTCGGCAACACCTGGATCCCCGAGTTCGCCGCCCTCGGCGCCCTCGAAGACCTCACCCCCTGGATCGACGGCACGGACGGGGTCGATTCGACCGCGTATTTCCCCGGCATCTGGGAGACGAACGTGATCGACGGGGCCGTCTACGGCATCCCCTGGTACGTCGATACCCGCCTGCTTTTCTACCGCACCGACCTGCTCGCACAGGCCGGCTTCGACCATCCGCCGAGGACGTGGGACGAGTGGACGACCATGCTTGCGGCCCTCAAGCGGCAGGCCGGATCCGATCGCTACGCCATCCTGCTGCCGGTCAACGAGTTCGAACCGCCCATCATCCTGGCCCTCCAGCAGCCCGATCCGATGCTGCGGGACGGGGGACGCTACGGCAACTTTGAGAGCCCCGGCTTCCGCCGGGCCTTCACCTTCTACACCGACATGTTTCGCCACGGATGGGCGCCGAAGGTGGCCAACACACAGGTGCCCAACGTCTGGCAGGAGTTCGCCCGGGGCTATTTCACCTTCTACATCACCGGCCCGTGGAACATCGGCGGGTTCCGCGAGCGCCTGCCCGCCGCGGTGCAGGACGACTGGATGACCGCGCCGATGCCGGGCCCCGGCACGTGGCCGGGTACCTCCGTGGCCGGGGGGAGCAGCCTGGTGATGTTCCGCGACGCGGCCCACAAGCCGGAAGCCTGGGCGCTGATCGCGTATCTCAGTCGCCCCGAGACGCAGGTGCGCTTCCACGAACTGCTCGGCAACCTGCCCGCCCGCCGCGAAGCCTGGGACGACAGCGTCCTCGTCGCCAACCCGTATGCCCGTGCGTTCCGGGAGCAGCTCGCGCACGTGAAGCCCACCCCGAAGGTGCCCGAGTGGGAGCGCATCGCCACGCTCATCCGCACCTATGCCGAAGCCGTCGTCTTCGGCCGGATGACGGTGGACCGGGCGCTGGCCGCCCTCAACCGGGACGTGGATGCCCTGCTGGAGAAACGCCGGTGGATGCTCGCCCGGCGCGAGCGGGAGGGAGGTGCGGAATGAACGCGGATCGCAGGGGGCTTCACCGGTGGAAGCGGGCCGCCCGCGCCATGCGGCAGGCGACGGGGGACGGCACGGTCCGGGCCGCGTTGCTCTTCCTGGCACCCGCCCTCGCGGTGATCGGCGTCTTCTTTTTCCTGCCGGTGGCCGCCGCCTTTGTCCTCAGTTTCACCGACTTCGACATCTATGCCCTGGCCGATGCCGGCAACGCCCGGTTCGTGGGCCTGCGCAACTACGTGGCGCTCGTCCGGCATCCCCTCTTCTGGAAAGCCCTGGGCAACACCCTGTACTTCGTCTTCGCGGGTGGCCCGCTGACGGTGGCCGTGTCGCTGGGGGCAGCCCTGCTCGTGAGCAGCCGTCTCGTACGGTTCAAGGCCCTCTTCCGCACCGTGTTCTTCGCCCCCGTGGTGACGACGCTCGTGGCCGTGGCGCTGGTGTGGCGCTACCTCTACGACACCCGCTACGGCCTGTTCAACGGCCTGCTGGGCTTTTTCGGTCTCGACCCCATCGACTGGCTCGGCGATCCCGACTGGGCCATGCCCGCCATCATCCTGCTCGCCGTCTGGAAGAACTTCGGGTACAACATGATCATCTTCATGGCCGGCCTGGCCGCCATTCCCGAGACCCTCTACGAGGCCGCCCGCATCGACGGGGCCGGGCCCTGGCGGCAGTTCCGGCACGTCACCCTGCCGATGCTGGCGCCCACGTTCCTGTTCGTCGGCGTCGTCACCATGATCGGCTATTTCCAGCTCTTCGCCGAGCCGTACGTGATGACGCAGGGGGGGCCGCTGCAGAGCACCGTCAGCGTCGTCTACCTGATGTACGAGGAAGGGTTCAAGTGGTGGAACATGGGCTATGCCGCTGCGGTGGCGTTCGTCCTGTTCGTGATCATCCTGGCCGGGACGGTGCTCCAGCTCCGGCTGCAGAAAGCGGGGATGGAGGGGACGGGATGAGACGGGAGATGCTCCTCAAGGTCGCGATGTACGCGGTGCTGCTGGTGGCGGCCGCGCTGACGGCGTTCCCGCTCCTGTGGATGGTGTCCGTTTCGCTGATGCCATCGGGAGCGGCCCATGCGGTGCCGCCGCCGCTCTGGCCCGAGGCACCGACGCTCGTTCACTACGGCGAGCTGTTCACCCGGCTGAACATGGGACGCTACCTGTTCAACAGCACCCTCATCGCCGTTGCCGTCACGCTGCTGTCGTTGCTGCTGAACTCCATGGCGGGGTATGCCTTCGCCAAGTTGCGCTTCCCCGGGCGGGACCGGCTATTCCGCACGTTGCTGGCGGCGATGGTGGTGCCCGTGCAGGTGGCCATGCTGCCCCTCTTTCTGCTGATGAAATACCTGGGGCTGGTCAACACCTATGCGGGCGTCATCATCCCGGGCATGGCCTCCATCTTCGGCATCTTCCTCATCCGCCAGTATGCCCTTTCGGTGCCGGGTAGCCTGATCGAGGCGGCCCGCATCGACGGCGCGGGCGAGTTCCGGATCTACTGGTCCGTGGTGTTGCCCCTCCTTCGGCCCGTCCTGGTGACGCTGGCCCTCTTCACGTTCATGGGTGCCTGGAACGACTTCATGTGGCCCCTGATCGTCCTGACCGACCACGACATGTACACGCTGCCCGTCGCCCTGGCGACGTTCTCGCGCGAGCACGTGCAGGATACCGAGCGCATGATGGCCGGCGCCGTCCTGACCGTCCTGCCCGTCCTCGTCGTGTTCCTCGCCCTGCAGCGCTATTACCTCCAGGGCATCATGGTGGGCGGCATGAAAGGTTAAACCGGATTGACGATGCATGACGCTACGTATGTTACCGAAAACGACCTGGTGCTGGTGCGCGGCGCCCTCCGAACCGAGCTGACCCCGCTGGGCGCGGGAGGGGTGTACCTGGGCGACCTTGCGCTGACGCGCTACCGGCCCGACCCCACGTCCGATACCGACGGCTACTTCATCTACGTCCGCGACCTGGAGGCGGGGACCCTCTGGTCGGCGGGCTACCTGCCCGTGCGCCGGCGACCCGATCAGTACGCGGTGCGCTTCGGGCCGCAAGCGGCCCTCTTCGAGCGGCGGGACGGTGACCTTACGACGCGGATGGTGGTGGTGCCGGTAGCTTCGGACGAGGCCGGTGTGGATCTCCGGCACGTGACGGTGGTCAATCACGGCACCCGACGCCGCCGTCTGGACCTGACGAGTTATGCCGAGGTCGTGCTCAACACCCCCGGGGCGGATGCGTCGCATCCCGCCTTTTCCAAGCTGTTCGTGCAGACCGCCTGGGACGCCGGCCGGCAGGCGCTCGTGGCCCGCCGCCGTCTCCGCAGCCCCGACGACCTGCCGGGGTGGCTGGTCCACACGCTGGTGACGGACCCGCCGGCCACGGTGACCTTCGAGACCGACCGCATGGCCTTTCTCGGCCGGGGGCGCGACGTGACCGGCCCGCGGGCGCTCGACCCGGGCGCAGCGCTCGGCGGCACCACCGGCAGCGTCCTCGACGCCATCGCCAGCCTGCGCGTGCCGCTCGACCTGCCGCCGGGGGGGCAGGCCACCGTGACGTTCCTCCTCGGAGGGGGCGCGACGGAGGCGGCCGTGTGGGAGATGGTGGACCGTTTGCGCAGCCGGGAGGCGATCCGCCGGGCGCTGTCCGGCGTGACGGCGGAGGTGCGGCCCGTGGTCGTGACACTCCCCCCGGCCCGCACGCCCCGCTACCGGCCCGTGGACCCGCCGGCCGCCTCCCCCGGCGGATCGCCGGCCCGCGCGGCAGAGGAGCCCCTCCGGTTCGACAACGGCTACGGCGGCTTCAGCGCGGACGGGAAGGCCTATGTCATCCGCCTCGCGCCCGACGGTACCCGGGCGCTACGCCGCCCCCCGCTGCCGTGGACGAACGTCGTCGCCAACGAACGGCACGGCTTCCTGGTGACGGAAAGCGGGGCCGGCTATGTGTGGAGCGTCAACAGCCGCGAGAACCGCCTGACGCCCTGGTTCAATGACCCCGTTTCGGATCCGTATGGCGAGGCGCTCTACCTGCGGGACGAGGACGACGGGGTGTTCTGGTCGCCCCTGCCCGGTCCGGTGCCCGGCGCGGGCGGCTACGAGGTGCGGCACGGCTTCGGGTATACGACGTTCCGCCACGAGAGCCGTGGCCTGGCCTGCGAGACGACCCTGTTCGTACCTCGCCATGACCCCGTCCGGGTGACGCGCCTGCACCTGACGAACCGGGGCACGGTGCCGCGGCGTCTCTCGGTGGTGGCCTACCACCGGCTGGTGATGGGCGTTCACCCGCACGAGACGGCGCCGCACGTGGTCACGTCGGAGCAGAACGGGGTGCTGCTGGCGCGTAACCCGGTAAACCGCCCGTACGAAGGGCAGGTCACGTTCGCCACGCTGGCCGTGGACCCTCCGGCCGGGGAGACCTCCTTCACCACAGACCGGACGGCGTTCCTGGGACCGGCCGGCCACCTCACCGCGCCGTCCGCCCTCGTCCACGACGACCGCCTCGACGGCCGGACCGGCTCGGGGCTGGACCCCTGCCTGGCGTTTCAGTCGTCGTTCACGATCCCGCCGGGCGAGACGGTGACCTGCCTGGTGCTGCTGGGGCAGGGCGGGGATGAGGAGGAGGCCCTGCGCCTGGCGACCGTCTACCGCGATGCCGGCCAGGCGGACGCCGCCCTCGAAGGCGTCCGGGCGTTCTGGGAGGACCTCACCGGTCGGGTGCACATTGCGACGCCCGCGCCGGAGATCGACCTCATGGCCAACGGGTGGCTCCTCTACCAGAACCTGAGCTGCCGGATGTGGGGGCGCTCGGCCTACTACCAGGCCGGGGGCGCCTTCGGCTACCGGGACCAGCTCCAGGATGCCGCCGCGCTCGTCTACACGCGCCCCGACCTGACGCGGGCGCAGATCCTGCTCCATGCCGCCCACCAGTTCGTCGAGGGCGACGTCATGCACTGGTGGCACCCGCCGGACGACCGGGGCCTGCGTACCCGCTTCTCGGATGATCTGCTCTGGTTGCCCTACGTCACCGCCTTCTACGTCCATGCGACCGGCGACCGCGGCGTGCTCGACGAAACGGCGCCCTTCCTTACCGCCCGTCTCCTCGACGAAGGCGAGGACGAAGCATTTCTCCAGCCCCGGCCTTCGGGCGAGGCGGGGGACGTCTATACCCATTGTGTGCGGGCCATCGACCGCTCACTCACGCGGGGGGCACACGGCCTGCCCCTCATGGGCACGGGCGACTGGAACGACGGCATGAACCGCGTCGGGCGGGGGGGACGCGGCGAGAGCGTCTGGCTCGGCTTCTTTCTGCACCACGTGCTCGACCTCTTCATGCCGTTCGTCGAGGCGCGGGGCGACACCGCGCGGCGGCAGCGCTACGAAGCGTACCGGGCCGCCCTGCGTTCGGCGCTGAACGAGGCCGGCTGGGACGGCGCCTGGTACCGCCGCGCCTACTACGACGACGGCACCCCGCTCGGCTCCGCCGCCGGCGACGAATGCCGCATCGACGCCATCGCCCAGGCCTGGGCCGTCCTCTCCGGCGTCGCCCCGCCCGAACGCGCCCGGCAGGCCCTCGACGCCCTCGAAGCTCACCTGGTCGACGAGCGGGCCGGTCTCATCCGCCTCCTCACCCCGCCCTTCGACCGGACGCCGCACGATCCGGGGTACATCAAAGGGTACGTGCCGGGGGTGCGCGAGAACGGGGGGCAGTACACCCACGGCGCCCTCTGGGCCGTGCGGGCGCTGGCCGAAGCCGGACGGGGCGACCGGGCCGCCACGCTCCTCCGCATGCTCAGCCCGGTGGCCCACGCCGCCACGCCCGAGGCCGCCGGCCGCTACCGGGTGGAGCCCTACGTCATCGCCGCCGACGTCTACGGGGAGCCGCCCCACGTCGGGCGCGGGGGGTGGACCTGGTACACCGGCTCGGCCGGGTGGATGTACCGCGTGGTGCTGGAATCGCTGCTGGGCCTCCGGCTGGAGGACGGGCGGTACCTCGTGCTCCGCCCCGTCCTGCCCGGGAACTGGCCCGGTGTGCGCTTCACCTACCGGCCCGACGACCGGGGGACGGTCTACCATGTCGACGTGCGAACGGCGTCCAACCACGAACGCCCCCGGGCCACGTTCGACGGCCGGCCGCTCGCGATCGAGGCGGGCGGCGTGCGCGTGCCGCTCCTCCGGGACGGGCAGGCGCACCGGGTGATTCTTCATCGGGGCGGGTCCTGAGGCGTCGCGGCGAGAAGCCGGGACGTCGTTGCGGTTTCCGGTGCTCTCATCCTCCCGGCCGTGGCACCCGGATCACAGATCGAGGACGGCGTTTTTGCACGAAGACGTCAGGGCAGGAATAAGGCAATCCCGAAGTTTTAGCGGAGGTCATGGTTATGGAGGGCATGGCTGCCCTTAGCGAACGGCCCACGTGTAGCCGCGGATCTGGACGCGTTGCGCGTCCCGTCCAGCCCGGGCTCTCCTGTGGGCCATGGGGCGCACCCGTGAAGGGTGCGGCTACATCGCGCTGCACAACGACGCCTTCAATAGCATGGACCAACGCTATTTATTTGTAACCTCAAATTTGAAACCCACAATCCGATGACCTTTCCGAAGGAATTTCTCTGGGGTGTGGCGACGTCCGCCTATCAGGTCGAGGGGTCGCCGCTGGCCGACGGGGCCGGTCCGAGCATCTGGCACCGCTTCGTCCGCACCCCGGGTCGCATCGTCGACGGCGGCACGGGCGACGTGGCCTGCGACCATTACCATCGTTATGAGGACGACGTGCGGCTCATGCAGGCCCTTGGGGTGAAAGCCTACCGCTTCAGCGTCGCCTGGAGCCGTATCCTGCCCGAAGGCACCGGACGCGTCAACCCCGCCGGTCTGGCCTTCTACGACCGCCTCGTCGACACCCTGCTGGCGCACGGGATCACCCCGTTCGTGACCCTCTACCACTGGGACCTGCCCGCCGCGCTCGACGACCGGGGCGGGTGGCTCAATCCCGACGTGGCCGGGTGGTTCGCCGACTACGCCGCGACCCTTTTCCGCGCCCTCGACGACCGCGTGCCGTACTGGGCGACGCTCAACGAGCCCTGGGTGGTGATGGACGGCGGCTACCTCAACGGCGGGCTGGCGCCCGGCCACCGCAACCTGTTCGAGGCGCCGCGCGTGGCGCACAACCTGTTACGGGCCCATGCCCGGGCCGTCGAGGTCTACCGCGCCTTCGGGCGCCACGCCGTCGGGCTGGTGCTCAACCTGGAGCCGAAGTACCCCGCGACCGACAGCGAAGAGGACCGCGCCGCCACGGCCCGCGCCGACGCCTACATGAACCGGATCTTCGTCGAGCCGGTCCTGACCGGCCGCTATCCGGACCTGCTCCCGGAGATCTTCGGGGAGGCCTGGCCGGAGATCCCTGAGGCCGACGTGGAACGCATCGCAGCGCCCATCGACTTCCTCGGGGTCAACTATTATACCCGTGGCGTGACGGCTTTCGACCCGGACGCACCGCCCCTGCAGGCAAAGACCGTCCCGCAACCCACCTCGACCTACACCGAGATGGGCTGGGAGGTGTACCCGGACGGGCTCTACGACACGCTGGCCTGGCTCCACGGCTCCTTCGACGTGCCGCCCCTGTTCATCACCGAGAACGGGGCCGCCTTCTACGATCCACCCCGGTGTGCCGGCGGGCGCATCGAGGATCCGTTGCGCGTCGACTATTTCCGGACGCACCTGCGTGCCCTGTGCCGTGCCCTCACCGACGGCATCGACATCCGGGGCTACTTCGCCTGGTCGCTGCTGGACAACTTCGAGTGGAGCTACGGCTACACGAAGCGGTTCGGCATCGTGCACGTCGACTACCGGACGCAGGCGCGCACGCCGAAGGCCAGTGCCCGCTTTCTGGCCCGGGTCTTCGCGACGAACGGGGCCTGCCTGGCCCGTGAGGCAGCCGAGGCCGGTCGGGACGGCTGAGCGGCGTCGCTCACGGTCGCGGCCCGGGACGGCCTACAGGCCGTGTGACGCGGCCCTGCGCATCCAGATGCGGTTGAGGAGCCGGGGATGGGGGCGGCGTGTGTCCAGGCGGCGAAGGCCCAGGTCGCGGGCCATCGTTTGGGCCTGGCGGAACTCGTCGGAGGTCAGCCGGCGGTTGATCTCGGCGTACTGCGTGGCGCTCACCTTGCCCGAGGGGTAGTACTGGTCCATGAGGTTGACGTACGTGTTCGGGCCGAGCTCGGCGGCGATCCATTCGAGGATGGCACGGGTTTCGTCGAGGTGGCCGGGCATGACGAGGTGGCGGACGATGAGGCCGCGCCGGGCCAGCCCGTCGGCGTCGAGGACGAGGTCGCCCACCTGCCGGTGCATCTCCAGGATGGCGGCCCGGGCGGCCTCCGGGTAGTTCTCGGCCTTCAGGTAGGTGCGGCTTCGCTCGGCACTCCAGTACTTGAAGTCCGGCATGTAGATGTCCACGATGCCGTTCAGGAAGGCGAGGCTTTCCAGGGCGTCGTAGGCGCTGGTGTTGTAGACGATCGGCAGGCGCAGGCCTTCCTCCACGGCGACGGCCACGGCTTCGAGCACCTGGGGCACGACGTGCTCGGGGGTGACGAAGTTGATGTTGTGGCAGCCGAGGCCCTGGAGTTCGAGCATCATGCCGGCGATGGCCTCCGGCGGCGACCCGGCGGGCGAGTCCGGGCGGCCCGGCTTGATGTTCCAGGAGATCTCCCAGTTCTGGCAGAAGACGCAGCGCAGGTTGCAGTGCGAGAAAAAGATGGTGCCGGAACCGTTCCAGCCGCGCAGGCAATCTTCTTCACCGAAGTGGGGAAAGTAGCTGCCCACGACGGCATAACGTCCGGTCTTGCAGGCGGACCAGCGGTCTTCGAGCCGGTTGACGCCGCAGTCACGTGGGCAGGCGCGGCAGTCCGCCAGGGTGGCGACGGCCCGGCGGGCACGCGCGCGCAGCGCGTCGCGGGGCAGGGCCAGGTAAGCGGGCCAGGTCATGGCAAGGGGAGCGTTGCACGCTCGGTATGTCGCGGATGACAGATCCTTCCACCTTCCCACATCTCCACACCTCTAATATTACCCGGTCCGTGCTCAGTGGGTCCACTGGAGTCGCAGGGTGTAGTTCCGGGGGGCGGCCAGGTAGGCGGGGCGTTCGAGGTAGTAGTATTCGAGGGCGTTTTTGACGAGGAAAGCGAGGTGGAGGCCGCCGTGCCGGACGGCCAGGCGGAGGTCGAGCACGCGGGTGTCGACGAGCAGGTCGGCGTCCGGGACGAAGCGGGCAAAGTCGGATTCGACGCGCTCGGGGCGGCTGGCGAAGCGGTAGTCGAAGCCGGCTTCGAGCGGGCCGATGAGGCGGGCATCGAGCGAGGCCAGGAGGAGGTGACGGGGGCGGAAGGGGAGGGGGGCACCGGCGGTGCGGTCGTTGGCGTCGAGGAAGGTGTAGCCGAGCCGGGTTCGCACGCGCTCGTCGGCCAGGTCGAGGTCGAGGGCGGCTTCGAGCCCGCGGATGCGGGCCCTGGTCAGGTTGACGAACTGGAAGGCCCGTCGTTCGGGCACGAACTTCGGCTCGATCAGGTTGGCCAGGTCGTTCCAGAAGAGGGCCAGGTCGAGGCGGATGCCGCCGGTGCGGGAGAGCGGCAGGAGGGTGCGCAGCCCTGCTTCCACGCTGGTGCTTTCCTCGGGGCGGAGCTCGGGGTTGCGCGCGATGGGGACGAAGTCCCGGTTGTCGGTGAAGCGCTCGGCCAGGCTGGGCACGCGGAAGCCCTGCCCGAAGGCGGCCCGCAACGTCAGGCTCGGGCCGGGGGTGTAGGCCAGGTTGAGCTTGGGGCTGAGGCGGGTCACGGTTTCTGCGGCATCGATGCGGTAGGCGTCGAAGCGCAGGCCGGCGACGGCCTGAAGGTGGTTGCCGGGGGTCGCTTCCCACTGGGCGAAGAGGGCGGCTTCGGGCTGGCCGCCGAGTTCGTCGCCGTCGGTGGTTACGTAGAAGGAGGAGCGGGTGAGGTTGGCGTCGAAGGAGGCGCCGGTGGTCAGGTGGTGGCCCGGCCGCACCTGCCAGTTGACCTGGGTTTCGCCGCCGTAGCGGAAGCCGAGCGTGCCGTCGGCGACGGACCGGGGCTTGCCCGTCACGTCGTCGATCGGGCGGATGACGACGGCGAAAAGGCGGGCCTTCAGGGTATAGAACACCTGCTCGCTGACGACGTGGGTGAAGGCGGGCAGCAGGCTGAACTGGTTGTTGAAGGCGTCGTTCGTGCCCGTGGGCGAGGTGCCGGGCGTGAAGGACAGGTTGCCGGGGTTGAGGGCATCGCGGCCGCCGTTCCAGAAGAGGAAATTGTCGCGTTCCCGGGCCAGCAGGCCGGCGAGCACGTCGAGGCGGAGGCCGGGGCGGGGCCGGTAGCCTACCTTGGCGTAGCCCT
This window contains:
- a CDS encoding GH1 family beta-glucosidase, encoding MTFPKEFLWGVATSAYQVEGSPLADGAGPSIWHRFVRTPGRIVDGGTGDVACDHYHRYEDDVRLMQALGVKAYRFSVAWSRILPEGTGRVNPAGLAFYDRLVDTLLAHGITPFVTLYHWDLPAALDDRGGWLNPDVAGWFADYAATLFRALDDRVPYWATLNEPWVVMDGGYLNGGLAPGHRNLFEAPRVAHNLLRAHARAVEVYRAFGRHAVGLVLNLEPKYPATDSEEDRAATARADAYMNRIFVEPVLTGRYPDLLPEIFGEAWPEIPEADVERIAAPIDFLGVNYYTRGVTAFDPDAPPLQAKTVPQPTSTYTEMGWEVYPDGLYDTLAWLHGSFDVPPLFITENGAAFYDPPRCAGGRIEDPLRVDYFRTHLRALCRALTDGIDIRGYFAWSLLDNFEWSYGYTKRFGIVHVDYRTQARTPKASARFLARVFATNGACLAREAAEAGRDG
- a CDS encoding radical SAM protein, whose product is MTWPAYLALPRDALRARARRAVATLADCRACPRDCGVNRLEDRWSACKTGRYAVVGSYFPHFGEEDCLRGWNGSGTIFFSHCNLRCVFCQNWEISWNIKPGRPDSPAGSPPEAIAGMMLELQGLGCHNINFVTPEHVVPQVLEAVAVAVEEGLRLPIVYNTSAYDALESLAFLNGIVDIYMPDFKYWSAERSRTYLKAENYPEAARAAILEMHRQVGDLVLDADGLARRGLIVRHLVMPGHLDETRAILEWIAAELGPNTYVNLMDQYYPSGKVSATQYAEINRRLTSDEFRQAQTMARDLGLRRLDTRRPHPRLLNRIWMRRAASHGL
- a CDS encoding TonB-dependent receptor, which translates into the protein MFQVFIRTFFDPPSRRSVPALWLCLCLAAPAAAQTGTIRGTVQDADAQPLPGVHVVVAGTPRGTATDAAGRYRLEGLPAGEHLLAVSAVGFRRAERTVRLAPGDTLTVNFVLEEVVLQSGEVVVTASRRAQLSNTAPVSLSVMTPRELETRNVVALDEALRYVPGVQVQENQVNVRGASGFAYNTGSRVLLLLDGATLLTPDSDGLPLDALPMAQVEQIEVLKGPGSALYGSGALGGVVHVITKPFPETPSSSVRLFGGVYEPVRYALWREKWDDAGRARPFGGATLTHARRLNDRLGFWFNLAYRADTGYLNFSRLWLVQGYAKVGYRPRPGLRLDVLAGLLARERDNFLFWNGGRDALNPGNLSFTPGTSPTGTNDAFNNQFSLLPAFTHVVSEQVFYTLKARLFAVVIRPIDDVTGKPRSVADGTLGFRYGGETQVNWQVRPGHHLTTGASFDANLTRSSFYVTTDGDELGGQPEAALFAQWEATPGNHLQAVAGLRFDAYRIDAAETVTRLSPKLNLAYTPGPSLTLRAAFGQGFRVPSLAERFTDNRDFVPIARNPELRPEESTSVEAGLRTLLPLSRTGGIRLDLALFWNDLANLIEPKFVPERRAFQFVNLTRARIRGLEAALDLDLADERVRTRLGYTFLDANDRTAGAPLPFRPRHLLLASLDARLIGPLEAGFDYRFASRPERVESDFARFVPDADLLVDTRVLDLRLAVRHGGLHLAFLVKNALEYYYLERPAYLAAPRNYTLRLQWTH